The following are encoded together in the bacterium genome:
- a CDS encoding (2Fe-2S)-binding protein — protein sequence MANGRVLDHPLLGPLPDVPAVTFCFNGQPVQAREGETIAAALWAAGIKTLRYTGSGREPRGVYCGIGHCYDCRVTVDGVPDVRACLEPVRAGLQVEGLWERQGPSADKVSD from the coding sequence GTGGCGAATGGACGAGTGCTGGACCACCCTCTCCTGGGTCCGTTGCCGGACGTTCCGGCCGTGACATTTTGTTTCAACGGACAGCCTGTCCAGGCACGAGAGGGCGAAACGATCGCAGCCGCCCTCTGGGCGGCCGGCATCAAGACGCTTCGGTACACGGGCTCCGGGAGGGAGCCACGCGGCGTCTATTGCGGCATCGGACACTGCTATGACTGCCGTGTCACCGTGGACGGCGTTCCCGACGTGCGCGCCTGCCTCGAACCCGTGCGCGCGGGGTTGCAGGTCGAAGGCCTATGGGAGCGGCAAGGCCCGTCGGCCGACAAAGTGAGCGACTGA